In Dermacentor variabilis isolate Ectoservices chromosome 1, ASM5094787v1, whole genome shotgun sequence, the genomic stretch CTAAGAATAGTCAAGGCTGTATGCCAATCAATGTAAATCATAAAAtggagcatttctgctgtcgacgtgAATTTGATTGGGAAAAACTAGAGTTAGATCAAATTCTTCCAATTTTTGCTCAATGAACTAATGACATTCAacaatcaagcagttaagaattaaTAAATTCATGGTATACCAGGAGTGTTTTTTCAAGCGCCGTCTCCTGTGAAGCATATCTACCATTTTTGCGCAAAGCTCCCTCAAAAGCGTATTGACTGTGTATGCATGCACGCACATATCGAACTTTGTGCACATATAGACGTGCACAACtatgaggcgttttctttcgaggagcccgtatgggtttcctttgtagcaattgctacgaactggtggatgtccgattttccgtttatttattacttctctccaccttgcgggtttccgcagaactactacgtcccccgccgtggttgctcagtggctatggtgttgggctgctgagcacgaggtcgcgggatcgaatcccggccacggcggccgcatttcgatgggggcgaaatgcgaaaacgcccgtgtgcttagatttaggtgcacgttaaagaaccccaggtggtcaaaatttccggagtccttcactacggcgtgcctcataatcagaaagtggttttggcacgtaaaaccccaaatattattattagaactactacgtcaaacacttgcctttgcttcgtgttgtcgacaaattcgacttcgccctgccatctgctagccgcctggttagctcagatggtagagcggctgccccggaaaggcggtggtcccgggttcgagtcccggaccaggacgactttttcttcaactgtgaggcgttttctttcgaggaacccgtatgggtttcctttgtagcaattgctacgaacgggtggatgtccgattttccgtTTATTCAGGTTCTTGGAAAGCAGCATCAGCTCCTACCAGCGAGGACGGGACAAGAAAGCGAAGCGGGACTTCCTTTGCtatatattttttcttcgtcaagaGCAACGCCGCCTGCTCGCAGGGGCGCAGGCGAGTTCCCGCCAAAGGGCGCGGAGGCGCAAGCAAGTTGGCAACCTGCTACGCTCGGAACTGTTATCACCATTCGGGAAGAAATTAGGtaagacgcttgtctggttgtcattgcggaaaagtcataattaattagcagttgctttcgttccttcccacagatgaaaaaacaaaactgtATATACCTGCATGATATACGTCTGGTGCATTGCAGGTAAGAATGGATTGTGTGTGGCGCTTCACCGCATGTGGACTAGAGTAGATCTAGGGacatcagacaagaagacacgtatGTGAAACCCGGCGGATAGCCCATATGTAAGTTGTTCCTCAATTTTTCTGTTGTTGCATTTTCGTAGTTTACGTGTAATACTTTGTCACCGCGGTCGCGATGTTGTGTATACCTATACATTTGTCTCGTGGCAGTCTACgtgctattttgtttgtgcaacaatgtgttgtattcatttatcgcggtgcctggatgttttttttttttcaatggtgtTCTGAGCCAAGTCACTAAATCTATCCTTCCTGTCCTCATGTTTcctattggaatgcatcatgtaaccgcgcaaaaaCAAAGGACAAGGAAGGAAACACGCAGGACAGGCGCGGTTACATGAtacattccaatatcgaccaccaactagcccgcctatccctgttaaatatgttacCTCATGTTTCCTTGGGCGGCTCTAAAGCGTAAATCATGTGGCAGAAGTTGAACACACTAATTTTCACTGAAAGTGCACAGTATATGTTCATTACATGCATGTGCAACGACAAAATAATTACTTTGTGTGCGGCTGTGTCAGGATCGGGATTTCATGCACACGACTGTGAAAAAAGTCCACTATAAATCATCTGCATGGTTCACAGAGTTATTCATTACTCTACTATTTATTTGTTCGTTTGTTTCAGTTTTTTGCGAGCACTGTAACTATCCAAGCTTCACTCTCGACGGTGACAGAGAAATGCCGGATGCTATACCGCTCAGAGCCAAGAACATGGGAACGGCTGAAAGAGCCTCCCGGGCAGTATGGGAAACTCTCACAGCAGACCAGCTCTGTCCTTTAGCTATATCATACTATTTCAGGGAACAAAGACTACTTGCAAACTGTTAACActgctgcacgaaaaaaaaattaatgtattCTATGATTGCAAAATAAATACCTAAAAAGAGAAATTGCGTTcacgttgtcaggattgggggctcaatcccatcgctcgtgatccgttatCAAGACTGGaatccggcatgaattcgaaggtagctggcccatgccgtcgtccaacttaaaccacgctgaggacgttgatgaaggaaaggactgcttctcatcgagaacgaggaatacgtgtttatttacagtatttatatcagtctaacatgactctttgagaaagtacatcagtttaacatgactgcttgagagagagtgtcctgagcagccgcacaacagcggtttttaaacactcggtcctcctcTGATACCCAGGTGAACGGAAACGGCtatccaagcaccgtaggcgagttgaccaggcaccgtaggggagaacgaggcaccgtagggacatttattccccgaactgcagcgcgtccgccggccgcccattgtctggcgtcttggtcggcgcgtgggaagtgGTGTCAGTTGaagttcccgcggctcagtaacaatagttggtccgccgagcccgttcagttacaatggcgacttcgtcaaactcggctccaacGACGGAGAGTCGAGGGCGCACATATTGTTGTTCAcgcacagtcgacttagtcacgccgtggctagaggtgtgcggcgacgctcccggaatgttgcctccacagtcgcaactgggtggcaaaacttgcactgcagctggccgttcttaacaacgtgtTTCTTTTGTTGCGTGTTGCGTATTAAATTTACACTAACGATCGAGTACAGAGAATTAGAGGCGTTTAATTATGTTTCACTTGTGAATTACGCGCATATCGCATATATTAATTGGCAGCGCGAGTTAAACGCCTCTAATAAACTGTATATCGTTGACCTGAAAACGcaacacggcaaaaaaaaaaaactgatgtgtTTCTTAATataaaacataataaaaaaaactccGCACCCGACCGATGGCCAACGGCAAACCGGTGCTTACGAAATATTGGGCCGTAGTCGGCCCGCGCGCAGTGAGCACTCGGCCACGTCGGCTACAGATGTCGGGCCTAAGTCGCTTTCCGATGGTCGACGGACGCGAGGCCTATGTCAATCCCCGATACCGGCCCTCCATCGGGCGCCGAGGTCGGGCCAACCGTTTTGCAGTCGGCCAGAGACGTCGGGCCGATATTGGACTTTCTGTTGCTTGggttcagaggcaaagttctgactggtgctgCAGAAGTGGCGGAGCGCGGtactgctgaacttagcgtcacgagttggcggctggacgtaattatatttattcaatcgtgtttttttttttactaattgtaacaacgcgTCATTATTTCGCGTTATTGGGGGCGcttccaggacaccaaagcggcaacggggacaccaaagctagaacccgaactggtccgtgggttggcgctcgtcgaggcctgcgcgtgccagggggtgttcgcttAAAAAAATTGGCTGACCGCGGCCTCAACCCacggccgccctgcttccagctttgttcCCCCCGCTACCcgttgggtgccctggagatccagCGCCGCCTGCTTTATCGCAACCTCCGGTGCTCTCCTGAGgactccgtttgccggttacatgagtcctcctggagcagtgcttgtaaaaaatccactCTATCGTCGCCAATAAAAAAGCGACCCCTGTCTTATACCaatcagaaccttgccccttcatgcatagcgatcaccaaatggggcgtccgtgcccactgcctgaccgcgcgggcagccaccgGCGGAACTCCCGCACTCCGCAACGCCGGCatggcatgcctaggggacaaacgcatacaacaggcGCTGAGAAacttcctccgtagtgcctaggcagagtcaaggagcaaaagcccccagattttctcttgcgcccgcttttactcgcacctgcgcacaaacgactggcgatccctcaaattaaTGTCTCGTCACACCACCAATACAAAGCAATCGCTTTTTagatgctttttttattttaatctacatcttcaaaaaacGTGGTTTTAGTTTCCCGCCATTTTTTTGTGCGAGTGCACTTTGTTTTCTCGTTTAGCACCACgtagcctaaagtgtcactcaaggtccTGAAGTGAACAAGTAAgcgcacttaacttgcccgcttgacaggggtattgaATCCAAAGCGCTTCATTTTATAGGGCGTGGATTTAGATATCattcatttatttttgctttaatcAGTGTGTCGCTGCCGCTGAAGTCACAATAAattatcatgatcatcatcatcatcatagcaaTCGCTGCCCCGCCATCTTTAAAAGCTTTACTGGGGGTATGGTGCTGATACGGTGATATCGGTGACATTTATCAGTCGTCGCTGTCAGCTGATGGTCACATTGCAATTTGGATGTTATGTCGAAAGCTTGGGAGTTTAATTGCCCAAAATATTTTGATTTTGAACTTGGAGATGAAGAGAATGCCCCTTCAGCGGAAGAATACTTTGGTTAGTGCCTCACTCTCATTGCACACATTTTGCGTTTTCACTTAACATTTGTTGTGCTGGCTTCGTGCAGAGAGTCACAAGGATTCGCCATTGCGGCGGCGACAAGCACTACGAACTGTGGATACAACGCATTTGAAGCCTGTGAAGCCCACGACAAGTACGTGCATTTTCTGGTTTCCTAGTCGTCAGTACGTAACACAGCGTTACAATGGTCAAAGAAGTAAACGAATTTTACTGCTTGCTTCGTTTATAAGCTCTTGCTTTACTGCAGGCAATCCTTTTATAATGTCTATACGTAAACAACTGTTGTCATTAATTGCGCCTGTAACCCTAATcgctcttctttttatttttttcagcgcCATTCGAAAACGGCCATAAGAAATTGCCTGCACCTACAACTAAATGTCTAGAGAAAGCAAGGTGTAAGGGCAAGTGTAGCAAGCCTGCAACATCGGTTCATGTGAGCACCTGGGGTCACCTATTATTCTTACTTGGCTGGGTGAAAATTAATCATGCTGTTAGTATTCTTGTAAGCTGGGCTAGTTCGTACTCTGACATTATGAAACATAGTTGCAGTGCTAAGGAAGACTAAGACATATGCACGAAACGGAAAGGATGGGGGCTTCTTTTAACTTACGACATGTACCCGAGAGGGTGGGATTTGCCATAGTTCATAATGGAAACGTAGCAtgaagttattttttttcctgttaagCTATTGATCAGTACTACCTATATTTAAATAATAGTGATTataagttatttttcttttgctttcttgaaaagtGCGCATGCCAATTTTGACGAAGATGCTATATTAGGAAACTAATGATATCTAgtgttaataatgaggaaaaggTGTTTAACATGAGTCTCAATGACACAGTCGTGCACAATCTTGCACACTTCCTTTCGGGCTTGACCAAGGGTACTTGCACCAAAAGATAAGATATTAATAACTGGAATAGGAAGGCGTATACACAATAGGGGCTGCTCTAAGTAGGTCCTTCTTTCGGAATTATATTTTCGGCAATAGCGGAAGTGGTCCAGTGATTATACCCACATGACTCACAAAGTTTCGATGGTGCGAACCCACACCTACTCATGTACCGATTTAATTGCGGTATTCGACATCATAATAGGGTAATTGAAACTTCGCATTGCCAAGAGGGACACGACCAGACATTCTAGGGGAACTCTAAATGTCCGTAATCCGATGCAGCAAGAAGGGGCTCATTTTTTCTACCTAGGACTTGCTGTCTTCCAAATCTTGTCACTGCCAGCAGAGTAAGGTTGGGTATAATGAAACCTACTGGCCCACCAAGGGctgccttggccaagctgtctgcaaTCTCATTAACTGCTAGTCCACAGTGTCCAGGTATCCACAAAAACAGAATTTCTTTAGCATGAGGTGGAATGAAAAAGCGTAGTGACTGGCGTAGTagtgaattatttgtgctttctaGTGATGTAAGAACTGAAAGGCAGTCTGCGAGCAATATTATGTGTGACACATTGTTTGGAATTTTGTATATGGCCAAGTATATATGGGTGCTGGTCCTGTGCGTATTGTGATCTTTGCCTTCCTTTGTGCACTAACCATGCTTTGTAACAAAATTGATCAGTTTCCATCTTTCGTTAGCAATTGCTTTGTACGTTGATGTGTTTATATTGCTTTGGAAGATTTATTCATAATGTCTGTGTTTATCCCCTTTGGTCTTTTTAGCACTGTTATGTGAATTCTGTATCAATGCAATGACTTCTAGCGTACTTTCTTGGCTTTTTGTTCTTCAGACCTTTCTCAGTGTTTAATTCTTTTTGTCTGTGTATATATGGTGGCACGGTCGGTGGTACGATGGTGCTTCAAACTGCCATGTCCACTCTCGTTAGAAGTGTATGCAAGAATCAGTTGAATATGCATGATACCAACAAGCTTTTGTTGGGAATTTAAGTTATCCAGAGAGTGCCCACTAGCTTTTAAACTAACAAGTGTTTTACGCCATCCACAAGTATATGCATGCAAGAGCAGTGCTGACAACTTGAATTGTTTGATTTAGTAGTGATTTTGCTAAAAGTCCGCTACAGTCATACCATGACAAAGGCTACTAGCAACTTTTAGATTTAGTTCGGAAAGTGACATTTTCCTTACTGTCCCTTCATTTTCTCATGTATGTAATTGTATATGACCAAAGGTATCAGCCTCCCAAAACATACCATACTACATGCACTTAGAATACTTGTGAAAACCACCAATGAAGCTCTTGATGGAACACATTATGTCAGAAATAGTGAAGTTCATTCTTACTAATACCTTTTGCACATTCATGCAAATTGCTTCTATATTACAGAGACCGTTATATTTTCAGTTCTTGGGCTGCTGTCTTAAAGGCTGGACCATTATCCTTGAAATTCTCTTGTGGTACTCGTCACTGCTCACTTTGTGTACTTGAGCAGTACCAAGACCCATTATAGAACTTTTCCACTGCAGATTGTTTTGAAACATTTCATGCtaacagaataataaaaatgttttCGCATAAGTGAGCACAAGGTTGGTGCTATCCAAGAGCTCCTGATgaaataaattttaatgaaattttcagGCTATGTTAGTGATATTTGTTTTCTTGAGGACCATTTATGATGTTTGAGAACTGTCTTTTTGGCAGCAGAATAACAAGGGTAGTTTCAACATGTTTGTGTAGGTTGTAGGACATTTGTGTCCTTGCTCAGATGTGTCTGTATGTCAGTCCACTgatttactgtttttttttttttcattggctaCTTTCTGAGGTCACATTCATAGCACCTAATATATATTAAATGCTTGAATAGTGCTCTGCCTTCAAGTTTTGCATTAACCTAAAGGAAAACCACCTATTGATACAAATTGGCACTAGAAATTTCTAGTGATTATGCGCTACCACTGGTATGAgttttttaaagagaagctttctttgctgcttccttcgactttcccactgctgctgctactgtgggCTGCTGTCGCACACGCTGCGTGAccgtcggggagggggggggggggaggggtccagagcgtgtatatagatgacagtgcgagtaagagagaaaaggcgacaggagaaACTTGTCTTCAGCCCATcatgtcgaatgtgcacaatgccctctggagctttcTGGCCTTCGCCACATTAGccacttgacagctgtaattatcggtgactcccctcagaagcattgcagaaactgcagtgcttccctttctactgatgtgcgaggccagaggggacgcagatagaactgtagagagaaggAGAGTGAGGAGAAGCAGTTCCCATATAAGAAAGGTAgaggggaggtgacgtgagaaggcaagaaaacccCACTACTATATGACAGCAGTTGCGGGggaacaggataagcttaagttagAGGTATGGTACAGTATGGTTGcttctatttctgaaaaataaatgccatacaaatatgtcaagcgggcaacttacgcagggcaaCTTACCCAGGAGGCACTACGAAAGCGGTCGACCGTCatatcaacacttctgtggctgccgcattagctttgcggctatgacattgctagaggtcgtggatttgatcccaatcgtggCAGCTGTATTTCAACgggggcaaaatagaaaacgcatgCGCACTTAGATTCTGGGACGtgttaaagaacatcacagtgtcaaaatttatctggagtccaccactacagcttgcctcataatccgagtgtggttttggaacgtacagccccataatctaattcaagtttaatacttctgccacaatgtgatgtgccatgtgaggaaatgacaatgctcaatcctctcagaagttataaaatatggcacacaataacgcctcaagcaaagacttctccctgtgtgttctgtgtactacgcagacaaacagcagtggtgcatgcaaggtaacgtttaatatcaactgaccactctcgtgttagcctaaacgttgaagaaattaagctttagccatcaacatcactgctaattatcatcaatcaaagcatccagcacgaaaagcttcgcttacatcgattcccacagtgtgtgagatctgcatatttttttagtCTATACAAATTTTTGGGACACACAGAAAAGTACCAAAGGTGCATCACAGCACACTAGATGCCCATCATATCTCTCAGCACAAGGGATTGTAATGCCAATGTGTGATAATGCTGACAGAAGACAGCTTATGTCAGCCATATCTTGTTTCTGCTGTTGGTCACAGTTCTGGGCGATTTTCTTCTACTTTACACTGTCAGTAAACCACTTGTTTTTGAGCTTTTCAGTGTTACCTTCCTCATTAATGTCTTTATACTCCTTGGGCTGGCCTCATTCTTTCTTGACACCATTGTTGGTAATCATTGCTTTCTTACTGATAAATTTCTCTTTTTCTTATATGCTGACACCTTCGCAGTCTTTTGCTGCTATGTCCAGAACTTCAACCATTCTTTGGTTATGGTCATTCTCAACTCATTCCATGTCACTCCACACAGCCACCTCAGCATGCTTGCTTACATGCTTGCATCACCTATATGTTGAACATCTTCGTTCAAAACACTTCACTTCCATGCAGCATTGGAGTTGTACCAATGACTTGCAAACCTGTCTCATGAGCTTGGCTGGCATCTTCTTGTTTCATGTACCTCCTGAAATATCCTTCCAAGTCTTCAATCCTGCCTATATTTTGCTTGTTACCTCTCTCTACACACTGCCTTCACCCACTGATAGAACAGGGCAATTAAACTGAGTTGTTCTCTTGATCATCATCTCATCACATTTGAAGTTGGTGCTTAAGTCGCATGTCATGTTGCAGGCCATGTACTTCTTTTTATTCTGCTCCTCCAACATCTTTTCTGTAGTTCTTTCATCCTGTACTACAACCTTGTTTCAATACTTTCGTTCAGTGCTGCATAGAGAACAAAGTAACCTGCATAGAAAATGTTCCAAAGTGTCTTCTGTAGCACATTACATGAGGGCGCCCATCACTTGCGTTAAACAGGAAAGGACTTAATGACCAACTTTGCTGTAGCCCACTGTCCCCTCAAAGCTTACACTTTTTCTTAGGCTGCTGCAGTGCTTTGTTGCTTCCAGGCACATTTGGTGCCAGGAAGCAACAAAGCAACATTTAAAATACACTCTTATCTCTGGGCTACTCCAGGCTTCGTGGCTTTGGCGTTATCAAGCACATTCTACAGATCAATCCATGGGCTCAATGCGTAGTTCCTTCTGCTGTGTTTCTCTATATGATCTTCTCCAATCGGATGTCTCACACTGAAAGTTGCATCTGGAACACTACAGCATATTTTCCAGGCAAGAATCCAAACTGATAGGGTCTGACATTTATCTCCTCTTACAGCCTTCGACCCATCACCCATTGAAAAATCATGTTGTCAGGCACAACCTTGATCCCTCTGTAGTCCTTGCAGTCCAGAACCTTGACATTCTCCTCAGAATAGGGACAAATAAGATTTCAATTTATTCATTTGTATTCTGCTATTCTTTTGGAAATCTTCATCATGAAGTCCCATGATATGATAATCCCCTTTTAAAATTTTACTGCTCCCACTAGTATTATGTCTTGTTTGCTTGCACATAAATTAGTGATACTTACTACAGAGATTGGCTAAGCAGCCAGCAGTAAAGAggcagcgggggagggggggggggtttgacTCATGGGTTCTTGCGTTAGTCATCCATCAGCGCAGTGGCTCAGTAGCTATGTAATTTTACTGTTGAGCACAAGGTTGCTTGTTCAATTCCTAACCACTGCCGATGCTTTCCAATGGGGGGAGGGATGCAAAAACACTCATGCACTATGCCTtagggacacattaaagaacGTTAAGTGGTTGAAAATAATCCAGAACGCACCACTATGGTGTCTCGCGTAGCCAGCCTGCAAGTTGCTTTGTAATAATTAATTATGCAATTGAATTAAATTGTTTCATGGTTTATCCTCTTCACTACTTCCCCAACTTCACCCCCTAATGATTTCTTGCAAAAAAGCCTTGCATTAGGCAATCCGCCTTCGTGGTATTTATACCTGTTTGCTATATTAAGCAGTTCTGCATAATATTCCTGCTTCCTCTTCTGGCCTTTGTTGTTTCTTCAGCTTTTAGCAATCAaatttttcttttccccttcaTTTCTTCTAAGATCATTCACTTTTTCGTATGCAGTTGCTTTTGCCTCTGCCACTTTTCTCTTTCTATCCTGCTACTTTagttcaaa encodes the following:
- the LOC142562013 gene encoding uncharacterized protein LOC142562013 isoform X2 codes for the protein MSKAWEFNCPKYFDFELGDEENAPSAEEYFESHKDSPLRRRQALRTVDTTHLKPVKPTTTPFENGHKKLPAPTTKCLEKARCKGKCSKPATSVHNVCDRTVPSKAKPTMAEFIHNYFFKTPARLRSKMSATTKARHPMKTTVPVSPKLRTMLRAKQRAAAKKTKV
- the LOC142562013 gene encoding uncharacterized protein LOC142562013 isoform X1 — translated: MSKAWEFNCPKYFDFELGDEENAPSAEEYFESHKDSPLRRRQALRTVDTTHLKPVKPTTTPFENGHKKLPAPTTKCLEKARCKGKCSKPATSVHVAMGAGSGGNFLWSIFWLIVLIILSVPVAGICAFLYIIVSIFTPCIAPLKSLEDLLHKGVNFPHTCSQNMVHGSSL